From Terriglobia bacterium, the proteins below share one genomic window:
- a CDS encoding GntR family transcriptional regulator: protein MREATITIEWTSDAPVYEQIARQIRARVATRELAPGTPLPPVRTLASDLGVNLNTVARAYRLLEEEGFIRIRSRSGAEVAPPATRAEAPARDRLRAELAEMLSRMRQAGFSPDEIRRLAEREIAALTRARDAEGGDNR from the coding sequence ATGCGAGAGGCAACGATCACGATCGAGTGGACCTCGGACGCTCCGGTCTACGAGCAGATCGCCCGGCAGATCCGTGCGCGCGTCGCGACCCGAGAGCTGGCGCCGGGGACTCCCCTGCCGCCGGTTCGCACGCTGGCATCGGATCTCGGCGTGAACCTCAACACGGTGGCGAGAGCCTATCGCCTCCTCGAAGAGGAAGGATTCATCAGGATCCGGAGCCGCTCCGGCGCGGAGGTCGCGCCGCCCGCGACGCGGGCCGAAGCTCCGGCACGGGACCGGCTGCGCGCGGAGCTCGCGGAGATGCTGTCGAGGATGCGACAAGCGGGGTTCTCGCCCGACGAGATCCGGCGGCTCGCCGAGCGAGAGATCGCCGCGTTGACCCGGGCGCGGGACGCCGAAGGAGGGGACAACCGATGA
- a CDS encoding tetratricopeptide repeat protein, producing the protein MERQDQDLGNRKFGDYLRRVRESRRLSLDAVEEMSAGFPERVTKSHLSRIENGLAYPTFTRLFALSRIYGVPIASIAERFDLALQNELVPPEGVARTGPETVDDGKKLILSGRYAEALALFSRALDLRRDDAGGDPRPAETLDLRLFYVDCLVHLGRFEFAKSEAEEILSHPSLSDAQRLMALQLFVICCYRLGRYTVAMMALEEAEKRKGSSEVPPKIWADMGSIRGNVLQALGRVQDSLAAHREALDLYEGAALKFEACRARINLGGALTEAGDAEAARRCLDDALREAESSGYDRLRAVALSLFVILAYLAGDHAGAEGYALRSNAIARPREYLPIVFRNCFYLWKIAQARNDDAGVRTNERTLRAYVGRIEEQMPEVEAFRSHASGGEV; encoded by the coding sequence GTGGAACGACAAGATCAGGACCTCGGAAACAGGAAGTTCGGGGATTACCTCCGCAGGGTCCGGGAAAGTCGTCGTTTGTCGCTCGACGCCGTCGAGGAAATGTCGGCGGGTTTCCCGGAGCGCGTCACGAAGTCGCACCTCTCGCGGATCGAGAACGGCCTCGCGTACCCGACGTTCACGCGCCTGTTCGCGCTGAGCCGGATCTACGGGGTGCCGATCGCCTCGATCGCGGAGCGGTTCGACCTGGCGCTGCAGAACGAGCTGGTGCCACCCGAGGGGGTCGCCAGAACGGGGCCGGAGACGGTCGACGACGGGAAGAAGCTGATCCTCTCGGGCCGATATGCCGAGGCCCTGGCGCTGTTCTCGCGCGCGCTCGATCTGCGCCGCGACGACGCCGGGGGGGATCCCAGGCCCGCGGAGACCCTGGACCTTCGACTCTTCTACGTGGACTGCCTCGTGCACCTCGGCCGGTTCGAGTTCGCCAAGTCGGAGGCGGAGGAGATCCTGAGCCATCCGTCCCTGTCGGACGCCCAACGGCTGATGGCGCTCCAGCTCTTCGTCATCTGCTGCTACCGGCTCGGGCGTTACACGGTTGCGATGATGGCGCTCGAGGAGGCGGAGAAGCGGAAGGGAAGCTCCGAAGTCCCGCCCAAGATCTGGGCCGACATGGGGTCCATCCGGGGCAACGTTCTGCAGGCGCTCGGCCGCGTGCAGGACTCCCTGGCCGCGCACCGCGAGGCGCTGGACCTCTACGAGGGGGCGGCCCTGAAGTTCGAAGCGTGCCGGGCACGCATCAATCTCGGCGGGGCGCTCACGGAAGCGGGCGATGCCGAGGCCGCCCGTCGGTGCCTGGACGACGCTCTCCGCGAGGCGGAGTCCTCGGGGTACGATCGGCTGCGGGCCGTGGCGCTGAGTCTCTTCGTGATCCTCGCCTATCTGGCGGGGGACCACGCCGGCGCGGAGGGATACGCGCTGCGCTCCAACGCGATCGCGCGGCCCCGCGAATACCTGCCCATCGTGTTTCGCAACTGCTTCTATCTCTGGAAGATCGCCCAGGCGCGGAACGACGACGCCGGCGTCCGGACCAACGAGCGGACGCTGCGTGCCTACGTGGGCCGAATCGAGGAGCAGATGCCTGAGGTCGAAGCGTTCCGTTCCCACGCGTCGGGAGGTGAGGTATGA